The genomic interval TATTACTTTACTACACGTCCTTTCGCCCGAAGGGGCTGGACAATATGTGGTGCAAGCAGGAAATCATATCAATTTTGGGGTCGAGTTCTTGACTCAAAAAGAATCGACCTTATGCCATACTTTAATTATACATCATTGTTTTCGTTCATGGTGATGCTACCGCTTGCGTTGCATCTTATTTTGGGGGGCAATCGCCGATCGAAAAGGGCGCAAACCTATGGTTGAAAAGGTATTATTGATGTTTGGGTTGATTATGATTATCATGGGGTACGCATCAAATGTATATCAGCTATTGATTTTACGTATGTTGCAGGGATTTTGCGGTGGATTTGTTGCTGCTTCGACTGCGCTGGCGGTGAGCATGTCACCGAATGAAAAAATTCCTTTTACTGTAGGTATGCTGCAAACGGCCTTAATTGTCGGCGGTGCAGTAGGACCAATGCTTGGTGGAATGATTGCAGATTCTTTTAGTTATCGTGCTCCATTCCTCGTATTTGGCGGCTTATGCATTTTGGCGTTGGTTGTGAGTCATTTCGCAGTGAAAGAAACATTTAAGCCCATTACTAGCCGTGAGAAACCATCATTGAAAACAGTGTTTCACTACATTTGGTCGTTGGGAGACTTAAAATTGATGTTGCTTGTGCAATTTTTAGCGCAGTTTGCAATTCAAAGTATTGGGCCGATTTTACCTATCTATATTTTATCCATGGTGCCTAATCATGAAAATCTTGCCAGTATTTCTGGTACGATTATTGCAATTGGCGGGATAACAAGTGCAATTGCTTCGGCGAGTATGGGATTGTTAAGCAAATATTTTTCTCATAAACGAATTTTGATTGTGGCTGCTTTTCTTGGGGGAATATCTTTTGTGGGGCAGATCGTCGCACATGACATTATGACTTTGTCTATACTGCGAGCGATGAATGGACTTTGTGTTGGTGCGATGATTCCAAGTTCCAATACAATTATTGCTTATTTAATCCCGGAAGATAAGCGTGGTGCGGCATTTGGTATTACGAGTGGTGCGTCACTCATGGGAAATGTATTTGGTCCAATTTCTGCAGGTGTCATGTCTATGGTGTTGGGGATGACCGCTATCTTTTGGATTACGGCAGGTTTATTTTTATTGGTTGCCGTTTTATTATTTTTTCAAATTAGAGGTAATTACGTGACTTGTCAAAAACAAACAGGTGCAACGATATAATTTAATGAAGGCTATACAAGGTGGGGTGTTGCATATAAAATGCGGCACTCCTGTTTTCATACCGCATAAAATAAAATAGGAGGCGATGGGATGGCATATAAAATTATTGTCAATCGGCAGGAAAGAAGACTGATGCTTTATCGGGATGGTGCTATGGAGAAATCTTATCCTGTCGGTATTGGCAAAGTACTTACGCCGACGCCGATCGGTACTTATACGATTATCAATAAAGTACCAAATCCCGGAGGGGCTTTTGGCGATCTGTGGATGGGATTAAGTAAACCGCATTATGGTATCCATGGAACGAATAATCCGTCCTCGATTGGCAAAGTCGTATCGCGCGGATGTATTCGTATGTACAATAAAGATGTACTTGAGTTATCTCGGATTGTGCCAATTGGGACAGTTGTAACAATTACACAATAGAAATTTTTAAAATTGCATCGTTAGTAAAAAGGGATTTTCGAACTGTATTGACAGCGGAAAATCCTTTTTGTTTTATATCTGTATAAGAAAAATAAAATCTTTGAAAAACGTAAAAACACATACAATGATAATTTTGCGTGATTTTGACAATTCTTTTACATAATCTTCTATGGAATGTTGATACTAAGAAAAAAAGGAGGAATGTAAGTGACGCACGATAAAAATTCTTTAATTCCGAGTCAAGATGAAACGAATCGTGGCGATGTGGAGTCTATCGCAGGCCGAGGTGATGCTTGTGGGACAAACAATCCAGATCGCCATTTTGATGTACATGAAAATGCGAAAAAATTTTATGATATTGAAAAATCACCGGAGTCCATGGAAGCGGTTCATAAATGGCAGCGTCAGCATATTCAGACACATGACCAAGGAAAAGAAGGTTATCCTTTAAATGTTATCTTGGATCCGGCGATGCGTGAAATGTATCAGCATGTTCATGAGCAAGGGCTTACCAATGTATTTGATCGGTTTGAGCAACAAGAAAAAATTCGCTGTAATTTTTGTTCATCTGGCTTATCTTGCCAATTATGTGCAAATGGTCCGTGCCGTATCAATGCCAAAACACCAAGAGGAAATTGTGGCGTAGATGCAGATGTAATGGTGGCGAGGAATTTTGTTTATCGGCATGTTACGATCGGAACTTCGGCTAATATTTTTCATGCGCAACAG from Massilibacillus massiliensis carries:
- a CDS encoding MFS transporter, translated to MRCILFWGAIADRKGRKPMVEKVLLMFGLIMIIMGYASNVYQLLILRMLQGFCGGFVAASTALAVSMSPNEKIPFTVGMLQTALIVGGAVGPMLGGMIADSFSYRAPFLVFGGLCILALVVSHFAVKETFKPITSREKPSLKTVFHYIWSLGDLKLMLLVQFLAQFAIQSIGPILPIYILSMVPNHENLASISGTIIAIGGITSAIASASMGLLSKYFSHKRILIVAAFLGGISFVGQIVAHDIMTLSILRAMNGLCVGAMIPSSNTIIAYLIPEDKRGAAFGITSGASLMGNVFGPISAGVMSMVLGMTAIFWITAGLFLLVAVLLFFQIRGNYVTCQKQTGATI
- a CDS encoding L,D-transpeptidase; translated protein: MAYKIIVNRQERRLMLYRDGAMEKSYPVGIGKVLTPTPIGTYTIINKVPNPGGAFGDLWMGLSKPHYGIHGTNNPSSIGKVVSRGCIRMYNKDVLELSRIVPIGTVVTITQ